The Hypanus sabinus isolate sHypSab1 chromosome 23, sHypSab1.hap1, whole genome shotgun sequence genome includes the window AATCGAACCTGTCTTGGCGCGCGTAATTGAAAGGAGACTTGTCAAAAATCGATCCGATCGGATTCCTTCACAGTTCATTAAGCCTTCTCCCTAGCCTTCCCCCGCCCTCAGCTCCAAAACATTTAGTCTGAACCTGTCCCGGCAGAGACTCGCGGATCCGCCTGAGCTCCGCAGCCAATTGTGCAAAGTTAAAACTTTCCTGGTCGCTGAGGTGCAACTCACTTGTGCCGTTAAGACCCACGCTGGAACAGAAATTTTTGAACTCGGTTGAGGAGATGGCGCACTGTTAACTCTGTGGCTCTCTTGGGCTTCCCGCAGATTGCTTAATGAAGGTGAAAAGCGCCCTTTCGTGGAGGAGGCCGAGCGGCTACGAGTTCAGCACAAGAAGGATCACCCCGACTACAAATACCAGCCGAGGCGGAGGAAATCGGTGAAGAACGGCCAGGGGGAGAGCGAAGAGGGAACGGAGcagacccacatcacccccaATGCTCTGTTCAAAGCCCTGCAGGCGGATTCGCCGCACTCCGCCTCCAGCATGAGCGACGTGCATTCCCCCGGGGAACACTCAGGTGAGTCAGTAGTCGGAGCAGTGGAGGGAATGAAGGCAACTGAAACATTAACAGTCAGAAGTTAAAgcgaggagattctgcagatgctggaaatcttgagcgacacccacaaaattctggagggactcagcaggtcaggcagcatctatggagcgacTGGCCGAGACCTTGCctgacttcctgagttcctccagtgttttttttttgatgcGTTTTGTCGGAAGTTAAAAgtacttttaaaaaatatattgagCTGTGTTTTCAGTGCATCCTTGGAGTCTATGACTGTGGGTGGCGAGCTGGAGTAATAAAAGGGCTTGTGCTCTCTTGATTTTTTTAGGACAATCCCAGGGGCCGCCGACACCGCCCACCACGCCCAAAACTGAGATCCAGCCCGGCAAACCAGACCTGAAGCGTGAGGGTCGCCCCCTACAGGAAGGAGGCAGGCAGCCTCACATTGACTTCAGCAACGTGGACATCGGAGAGCTCAGCAGCGAAGTCATGTCCAACATGGAGACCTTCGACGTCAACGAGTTTGACCAGTACCTCCCACCCAATGGGCACCCGGGAGTTCCAGGCACACACCCCAGCCATGGGCCCAGTGCCCAGACCAGCTACACCGGCAGCTATGGCATCAGCAGTACCTCGGCCAGCCAGACAGCTCACCCCTGGTTGTCGAAGCAGCACGCCATGACGAGCATGGCCAGCGAGCAGGGACAGCAGCAACGGACGCACATCAAGACGGAGCAGCTGAGCCCCAGCCACTACAACGAGCAGCAGCACTCGCCGCAGCAGATCAGTTACGGCTCCTTCAACATGCAGCACTACAGCTCTTCCTACCCGTCCATTCCTCGCACCCAGTACGACTACCCAGACCACCAGAATACCAACTCCTACTACAGCCACGCCGCGGGACAGACCACGGGCCTCTTCTCCACCTTCACCTACATGAACCCCTCCCAGCGCCCCATGTACACGCCCATTGCAGACACCACAGGGGTCCCGTCCATCCCCCAAACCCACAGTCCACAGCACTGGGAGCAGCCAGTCTACACACAGCTGACCAGGCCTTAATGACCCACTGGTCTAGACTTGAGCGCACACAAGGTTGTTGATGGGGACCCACAGAGAGGTGCTCCCTGCACTAACGTGAACTGCTGTGAGAAGTGACCAGAGTGTCCTACCACAAAGTGCTTTGCCGTGTCAATTCAGTACTGGTGACTGAACTGACTgctaaaacaaataaaacattcaaCATTGCATGACTGAAAGTTAAAGGCAAGTCATTGAATGAACAAGTCTGAACAATCAAGTCAGCTGGTTTGGTCATTTCCTGTGTTTGGACTTATTATTTTGTAGTATTGAACTCCTCTGTGAGGAgaattttctttaatttttttgaaTTTAGTATGTACTGTGTATGAGTCATTGCCATTTGCAGAGTGGGGATTTATATATGTTTTAGCAAATGAAACCTCTTATTTTGAAAGATCAAATGCCAAACCACTTTTGGTAGAATACTTAACGGTTTGCTATTGCCATAAGGCCTATTTTTTTATGAAATAGTATCTTTTTCACTCTATTTGCAATGtcagttttgaaaaaaaaaacatgttccTGCAATTCCAGTCAAAAAGTGATCACAGGTCAATGCCAGAATATAACAAGAGGAAGGGATAGGTGAATGTTTGTACCAATTTAAAGCGGGAATGGCAATTTATTTTTACAGTAGAGGTACTGATAGTTTCAGCAGGCCTCCCCACACACAGTGTCATATGCCGTGTTATGGGAAGGAATAGATATTGAGGTGGATTGAGTTTCTGAGCATTCCTGAGCTGAGAACCACATCATCCAAGCATTAGGTAGCGAGTCTGCAGCTGACATCCAGCTTCCTGCATGAGAACTTGTGTATTACAAATACAGGAAATGTCTTTAACCCTCTGAGTGCACTATGTGTTGTGCACATATGCAGTGCGACAAATTCCGCAGTTTTTAAAGTCTTAAATACTGTCAAATCCTCACTGGTGCTGCAAAAATTGAATTGGACAGCATGATGAATACTAGTTACTATCTTATGCAAAGGATTTATCCCCGTGTCTTGGAGAG containing:
- the sox9a gene encoding transcription factor SOX-9a; this encodes MNLLNPFLKMTEEHEKALSDAPSPTMSEESTGSPCGSGTGSDAEDTKPSHGDQDDLCSQSLDSKKEEDDKFPACIREAVTQVLKGYDWTLVPMPVRVNGSSKNKPHVKRPMNAFMVWAQAARRKLADQYPHLHNAELSKTLGKLWRLLNEGEKRPFVEEAERLRVQHKKDHPDYKYQPRRRKSVKNGQGESEEGTEQTHITPNALFKALQADSPHSASSMSDVHSPGEHSGQSQGPPTPPTTPKTEIQPGKPDLKREGRPLQEGGRQPHIDFSNVDIGELSSEVMSNMETFDVNEFDQYLPPNGHPGVPGTHPSHGPSAQTSYTGSYGISSTSASQTAHPWLSKQHAMTSMASEQGQQQRTHIKTEQLSPSHYNEQQHSPQQISYGSFNMQHYSSSYPSIPRTQYDYPDHQNTNSYYSHAAGQTTGLFSTFTYMNPSQRPMYTPIADTTGVPSIPQTHSPQHWEQPVYTQLTRP